GAGGAAACAGCCTGGGCCAAATGTATTTACCTTTGACATTCTCTGCAGCTGGTTTTTTAACTGGGATGTACTTCAGGGAGATCACCAGCTCTCCTTTGTACTGAGCGAAGGCTGTGGTCAACCCAGTGGGTGCTGGCTGTTAAAGGTACATACAGTGAATTAATAACACCAAACTACTTTAACATGCATCTTTTCTAAAGCTGTGGACAAGTAACAACAGCATATCTTCTTTCCGCCTAACTCCTAAGGCCACTACTTCCCGATTATGtacaaaaatcataaaaaactaacaaaaaaatggttgaaaagatGGCTCAACTCAACAGAATAACAGCTTCCACTTctctttcacaataagagctcTGAATATAGTGTATACACTGAAATATTTAAGAAAATACCTGATAATTACCACGATGCAACTATTATATGTATTATATTCACCAATATTTTACTACAAGGAATCTGATCGAATGTCTTTAAGCAAAGCACGATGAAGCTCTCAGATGAAAAAGCACACAGCACGTGGGAAACGCTCAGGGTAAACACTACGTGTGTACACAATTCATCATTGCTTTATGCCTCAGCTGCAGCTCACATCAAATGAACCTAGATTTGTAGAAAAGAGTCTGTGAAACTAGAGCACAGCCCCAGTAGCTTTGGTTAAATGCTGACAGAGCAATAACAAGGATATAAGCGATGTGACCTAAAGATAAAACAGaagccatttttattttattcctttAAAGTGGTTGGATAGAATGTCCTACAAATTGGATAGCATTACTAGTAAATATTGAACTTATTTATTGATTAGATCTTCGAGTTTTCAATATTATAGTTTATGTGATTgaattaccgtatttttcggactataaggcgcaccggattataaggcgcactatcaatgaatgggtctgactgggtctattttcatacataaggcgcaccggactatgaggcgcaccggtttgttattattattattattatgactcattaagcgaaataaaatagtcagataagtcaaactttattcaactcattaacaataactctcaacattgttcaggtttaacacataaaatacagaatacactcactttttcagttcagtatgttgaagcacagtagttaatttcatacataaggtgcacctgattataaggcgcactgtcttttgagaaaattaaaggattttaagcgcgccttatagtccgaaaaatacggtaagtCTACAGACCAATCCAGTTTGCGTTTTGTGACGCTAATACATTAATTGGAAAATTAAATTTCAACAAAACACCCATGCTCATCAAATGGTCTGAGTAACTTATCTCTCACATAAAGCTAACAGTCATCAGCATTGGTATGTACAGACCTTTTTGTTTTACCAATaacacagttttgtttttgtttttttaactaaaaatactgTTAAAGGCATGTTGTTGAAATCAACCAATAAATAGATAATACTCATGGATTGTTAACCCtacaaaatgatttttaaaaagaatagaaAGCAGCTGTTTTATAAAAGGTTAAAGGATGTTTGATATTTAGGATATtcaaaactagaatatttgcattatctgaagaaaatgcaagtgaggatgcatggcTGAAAAATAAACAGGCGACCCTGACGTCatcaccaatcaggagccagtcccccaccccccacccccccacacacacacaaaaatagaaaacagttgtttttacaaaagGTTAAAGGATTTTTGTTACTTGGGAAATTCAAAGCAAATTACGCTGAAGCAATTTCAATATAACATTATATTTGAGTTaatgtagttaaaataaaagcaaaagacACAAACATTCCGATGTCCATTTTTCCATGTCAATGACAAATGAAACTAGACACTTTAAACACAGTTTAATACTATAACTACTATTTCATTACTATGTCCTTTTTAACTTAaggttttgtgtgatttcaacTGGCACTTGGCCAATAACCAAATTGTGACGCAGGGTGgggattaaattattatttaattcattacTGCTGACCTGtgcattatttgatatttttcttaatggaTAATTGTAAATTTTTTCCACAGATAATTAGATGTGAATAAACATATGatgtttaaaatgatgacataaggatctacgttttttttttttacccttggCATGAGGGCCACACGGTCCTCGTATGGAGAGTCGAGGTCTCTACTGTCCAGGCCGATGTCCACTTCTCCCAGGAAGGCGTTCCGGCTGAGACGACCATAATGCCACACAGAGATCAACAGGGAGCGGGTGAACAGCTTAGAGCGGCTGATGGGGTACTAATATTGGGAGAAATGGTTCATTAGactatttctgtgtgtttgtaattcaattataattcaattacgactacagtgaccagcattttttccaattccaattaaactagaattgttgttttattctcagaaagtcaattaccatTACGTTCACAATTAataaaagttcaattacaattcgtcacaattacagagcctgaaataaattacctaataaaagttaaccttcctcttgtgttaaaTCAAagctaaatcagctgtaaaaaataccatatcatcatcattttctgtTGGTTTCATTAaaaggcttcctaatcaatgaaaatattggtattaatatttttggtgaggGCGTCttcattctttttgttttttttaaatggtaaaatatgggaaagcttgattatgaaacatattttaataattgttaactacatacagtatgtgtagaactgtaacatggttcccctgtTTTccgttttaattataattgacaatgtaTATAAAGTTTTCATGGCAATTGCAACGACAAagttttaaatatatgaaaaaaaaggaaaaccatTAAATGTTTATACATCTAAATAATTACACATTCAGAAAGAAATCCATCCAGCTGATTTCTTGCTCAGTCCTGTCGTTTGGCGAGTTACGTTATTTAAATTGACACAACACTGAAAAACCGCGACACAAATCAATATTTGACAACAGCTATTCTACCCTGCAGTGTCAATATCAACCCAGAGATGTTGGTCCTGTTTCAGCAGCCAAGGAGCAAGGTCTCTAATCTGGGAGTGCCACTGTGCAAACACTTTCTCAAACCATCACCTTCAGTGTCTCATTGTAGACCGGGTTGGTGGTGCGCCTCTTGATGCTCGTCTTCCTCTTGCTCTGGCGAGACTTGTCCGGCATCAGATAACATTTGACGTAGCTGAAACATAAACAGGTCACAGAGGTTCACCCGGATCAAACGGTTTGATCAGCAGCCGTGTTTCCTGACTGAAGCCTGGGAGACGGCTAAAAAGGGGACTGGCGTTTAATTTCCTGTGAGACACACCTAATCACATCAGGGATGGGATTATTGGGATTCTGTAAACACAGCAGCTCCTTATCTACACTGATCACATTGGCTCTAACATCAGTGAGGGAAGTAAGCTCACAAGTGAAATCTGCAGAGGtcaaagtaatggattacatatccttctgagtttttttttgtgtttttttcagttgCGTTTGTGTATATCTGCAGTTGTCATGTGTTTGTAATGTAAGTGTGTGTacttatgttgtcattttgtgtatttttgcagttgttttgtgtattttttcagtcattttagcGTGTTTACTTTAGGTAGCTCCTAAGTAAAGCACAGAAAGACCCATCAGAGGACAGTGACTGGTTGTTAGTTACATAACCCAAAGACAGaaatgaaagtaatggattacaagtactcacattactgtatttgagttgcttttatgggtacttgtacgttttttgagtatatttctaaatcagtaattataCATGTACTtaagtgcattttaaaagaagtaaagtaattcattacatttttacacccaacctttactgaataaattatattttttgtttaatatgatcaacggacattgtgaaactacaaaaatcagattaaacttaatgcactgcaccaaaacagcattgaatgccagttattttctcagttttagagttaattagctacagttttatttatttacgtaggtattttattttattttttaaaggtattgtacattttaacaaaccttttatttcattttatacatacgcctttgtagaaaataaatgaagtccaaattgtgcaagatttaatctcttcctttttaagtttatacatgagatgtttactgtatgcaagggaactgtggcaagatttattgctaaaaataaacacggggggggtgaaagtaactagtattttttactttgagtactattgaattgagctactttttacttgtacttgagtattttatgcatgacttagttacatgtacttgagtatacTTTcaaggatatatcagtactctttacacctctggaaaTCTGCTTTTTCAGAGGTGCAAATAGAACTACAGAGGTAAACAAACACCAAACGTCCCAAAGAATTCAAGTATTTACGGGTTGCAAAGCTGACGTGCGCTGTCACCGTAGGCCAAGTTGTAGCATTCCTTGATAAAGACGTGGAGACTCTTTGTCTGTTCGTCGTAGCTCAGAGAGAAAACGATGTCTCCGCTCACATCCACGCTGTCGAAGTCTCCTGCGTCGCTGTAAATGCTCGCCATGCTGCCCAGCGTACTCTGCACACACAAATAGTGGCATCAATTAGTCCATTACAATGTCTGTGGTTAGATAGATGGAGGGATATTTCAACAAAAGACACATTCCGGTTTATTCTCCAATGCAACTCTCAATTAAGGCAGAGataggcaacttctatcacagcgggggccacagaaacgtgattgtctgatccgagggccacattattaacattgaCGTCAGCATTTAGAGAAATGactaatcagagcattaatacaagactgaaaaacacacatttcgtgtgcttttaaatgacttttgtagaatttcttgtcaatatgacaaatttttgttgtctttttgtgtgtttgtcaagtcattatgtgtgttttatgttaaattttttctgtccttgttgtcaaaatgtgtatttttctgtaattgtgtgtgtctttgaagtctttttgtgtatgttgttgtttttgtagtcattttgtgtgttcaagtggttgtttagtgtctttgttgtgaATAACTTTTGatctttttgttgttactttttgtacttttcttgacATTGCTTGGCATttcttgtgcattttgctgtcgttttccatttttctggagttttgtgtattatgttgtccTTCAtgtaacttccaacttcattaattacaattttggtTTGGGGGCCGGATTAGACGGAGAGCCAAATGTGGCCCCCagaccgccagttgcctatgtctgatttAAAGGTTTTTAGAACCAATACGCTGTAGCTTCCAGTCTGTcctataatataatgataatacattctaaactggaaaataataaactgcaaaaataaagaGGTATTCTTGAGCCGTTCTTAAAAGGAAACCTTTTCCTTGAAGGTCGATTCACTCAATATTTACAATAGATCATTTGTtggatttaacttttttttgtagGTCAAACTTTTTAATCCAGTGCTTAGATGTAATTAGAAACCCTTGTGTTTAAAGAGTAAGTAAAGTCATACttttaaactggaaaaactaaaccaaaatagaaaaaatggtTCCCCTTTTTACATAACCACCAAGAATGATTCCTCAGTGTTCCTAAACTTGTTGTGTGTGAATATATGAACTAAAATGTGTATTGATGTATAGAAAATGTCTTTGTTGTATTTACGGTACTTATTTATgtctttttaaatatgtttttgtccATGTAATGCCCTTTTTTTCTGGATGACTTTCATTCACCTTTTGGTCtcctattttatttaattttatgccAACAAGCCTCACGATTTGCAGCATGTATTTTAAAATACAGACTATCTACATTATCCTGCTTGTTTActccttttttgtctttgtttttcttctgtccAGTTTTGtccattattaaataaataaatgaataatttctgctgaaaacaaatgtatttgggtttgAAGAAGTGTTGTTGACTGATTGCTTCTTGTCTAAGTATTTCCGTTtgccatattttgttgtaaaaatataaGTGACTGCTATTAATATCCAATTTTACTACTGGCTGAAAaaggtggtttgtgatgttttggtgtcTTCTTACATCCCTCtttgccccgccccttttaaattttggactctgcaatctgtgatgagtaggttggattgagagaattgtgaatagagaggtatagtgaatATTGAGAGGATAGTTAGCATACAGGCATAGCATTGATTCAGTTATTtgcagattttatagtatagactgggtgtgtcttcaCTACTTCAGAAGCTCCACccataatcaataattatttttttttaatttccagccGAGACgcacgtcagccaaaacctaGGGGGTTtggttactttttaaagtttgtCTTTTAACCGTGTCTGTTTTGTCTTATTGTTAGGATTTATATGTTTGATTGGCTAAAATGTGCTAAACTCTTTAATATTTGCACAACGTAAAGTAATATTTGAATTAAGACACCAAAAGACAACATCaaattacataaatatataattttctcAGTACAAAACAGTTTTAAACCATGACTTGTTTTATCTCTCTCCAGTAACCATGGAGACAGTTTACTTAATTTCAGACGTGCACTTTCGTTCATGCAGGAGGAAATGGTGATGTTACAGGTGCTCGTTCAGATTGGACCCCATCAGCGCGTGTTTTTCTTGgatgggatgaaactgaaatgaaatttcATTGCTCTGATGCTCTGTAACGtgtgcaatgacaaaaaaaagttgacTCGGTTTCTATAAGACAAAATCAGCCATTCTCAGTGCGCCTGAAGAACAGAAATAACCCTCTACCTTTGAGCTGTGGAGACTGGACGAACTCAGTGCTATTGTCCTTTTATGAACATGAACCAAGCTGTCGATatcttcatcctcctctccTTCATCTTCCTatagcagagagagagagagagagagagagagagacagagagagagagacagagagagagagaaagagagagagagatatttGACAACACCAACAGGGAGAAAATATCCAATGTCAACCttggaataaataatattaCTTTGGATAGGCCAAGTCTTTATTCAAAGTAATACATCCCATTAATAATGTGGCATTTTACGACATACAAAGCTCTGCCAAATTGAGCGGGAATAATCATTCACCTTCACATCCAAACCAGGAACAGAGCGGCTCCTCTTTCCCATCGATGTCCCTGAATTATCACCAAGTCCATCACGAAGGTCCAGGGTCGAGACAGACTCTGCAATGAAAAACCAAACACTATAACCCACATTTTCTCCTACAAacacatgcgtgtgtgtgtgttccgcaCCTTCACCAGGATGTTTTGTGGGTCGTTTGACACTCTTCTTGAAGAGTCGGTCAACATCCAGCTCTGGATTCAGACCTTCTGGTTTTGTTTCCTGTCATGACAAAAATGGAGTGATCTGATCTGAAGAGATTAGGATAAGATATTCTACAAGTGTGGGAAAGTATCTTACAGTTGGAGGGTTGGTATGTTCACAGCTGACAGCAGCTGATTCAACTGGAACGATCAGACTAGAGACACTGGATCCTGCTAAACTGGACTGGAGGGAACTTTCCCTTATCTTGAGCCAACCAGAACTTGATTAcacaatatataaacacattatcaacattataGCCCAGCAGATATGTCaaaaagatgttcacttctgaaagaaaacatgaaaacttGTACATGGGAGTTTTTGAATCTGCTTGATCCAATCTTAATGGAATCCATGCTGGCAAACCAacggttcccactcaaaatgaagaaatccaagatggcgacCACCTGTAttgccaatttggatattttgttcTAACTTTGGTTCTTTTTGACATGATGCATGATCCCAGTGGCAAATTATatgttttcagggtcaaggaattcaataatatatcttaaaataccgtaaattgtgctcagagcaagatccaagatggccaccatccatATTGCAAATTCCAATCTtacataactttggttctgttaGATGTAGAAAGATGatctttgtggcaaaatgtaggtttttggggACAAGGATTGTCAGGAATTagcttaaaatactgtaaattgcaTCCAGAGCAAGATATAAGATGGCCACCGCAACGCTTTACACATGGAAAGGGTGAAATTTGCGATTTCTTTGCAGCCACAACTGTGCATGAAAACGATGCCTTTTAAAGGGTGAACAATTTGATTTCAATCcccattaaaacatgaattaatatatctattttcatttatttttcaggaaGATTATATGTATTGTGATCCTGGTGCATGCATGCATAAGCAATGATCTgatgatgtgtttattttgcagcACTTGCCAACATGTACAATTATTAAACCCAAACTTTTGATGTAGATATCTGAgtaatatttaaatgaatgtaaCATATGTTTCAATTCTTTTCAGGAAGATAAGTGGTGATCTTTTATAAGTTAAAGTCAATTCTTAAAGTAAATATATGATCAGTAGTTCACCTTCGTTTTTCTGGGGATACGTGCCTGGATTCAGTCCCCATCTTAGTGCTGGTAATACTGGCATTTTCTGCAGACTCTGTGTCGCTGCGAGCTGGCTTTGAATCGAAAGAGTCCTTTGATGCGATGGATACCGAGTGCTGACTTGTGTGGCTGTTAAtgataaaatgttgtttttttcttaatctgaacaacaaaactacacatttcctaTTCAAAGCAGACCAAACGGACACCTTTTGTTGTCTGGCTGAAAATTATCTCTGGGAATCtgcacaggaggaggaggaggtggaggccGATGAGGAGGGTGTGGGTTCAGTTCATTACTTTTTAACAAAGCCTCTCCTGCTGTCTCGCGTTTTTTTGCTGCAAcacagaggaaaaaagaaaaaaataacgtACAAAAGGACAGTGTTAGTTAGCTGTTGGGCTGGAAAAACCCCTGCTGAGACTGCAGCTGAGCACTGTTTACATTCCTGGCTGAGCTGCTGATATGCGCTTCCTGAACTTCAACTCAACCGGTGGCTTTTTTCTTAAGGGAGACGCTGATAATGTCGTGTCCGGGAGCTGATGAGAAGCGATTTACCCTTTGATCATAGAACCAGTCGCTGGTCATTTTCTTTAAATCCCTGAAAAACAAGTGATAAACCATTAAGAAAACAGGATAGATGAACTTAAGTCACACCCATTCAAATGAAAAGCATTAATGCTTACACTAAGCAGATAGTTCATTCTGCATTACATTTACTTTAATAGCAAACACTTGGCAAACAGGTTAAAGTGGTTTCTTTTCAGCGCAGAGATCATAAATCCATGTATGTTTTGATTTGTAAATACCAAAATGTAGGTAATTACAACTCAACCAAAACATAACTTACAATTCTTTGGCACAAACGCTGCACACCCAGGACCCGTCGATCAGCACTTCTCGGCATGTGCGGCACACGCGGTGTTTGCACATCTTGCACTGGGTGGGGAACAACGTGAGCGCACTGAGAGGCTGCTGACATCGGCCACAGCTTCTCGGACTGTATTTTTCACTGCTGCGTTTGGCTCCTTTCCTCCGAATGTCAAGCAAGTCCACCTTCAGCTtcctaaaacaaaaacaagacagaaACTTCAGACGGCAAgataattattcaaaaagaatcttgctggaattattaagcggaagtcaaggaaacatcaaaggagacatcaaagcaatcagcagatgcctctgaggaagactggcagttgacagtcgaaacatatcaggagtggtctgaataaattaaactcatCCTAGTTTTTTTCTATGTATTCCTAGTATGGGTGAAAATCTTCACTGTCAGCGACGAaaagataaaatacaaaaataacaacactaTATAGATCACGCATCACCAAATGGCGGACCTCGGTCCGGACTCGGACCGAGTGATGGTTCTGTCCGGACCCGTGAGCCGTGACCAATCTCTGATAAATTTACGAGAATAGACGATTTTCATGGAGCATTTTTTCTGACGGTCTGAACTATAGACGGCGGGCGCTGCTACTCGAGTCAATACGGCAATTGCTTCACTCCGTTGAGCCAATCAAATCCTTTGTTTACCCTGCACGGCCGGCGCACCAGAGCAGAGAGGAAGAGACATGGCTTGTTCCAAAGAAGGAAGGTCGATGCGGAAACCGTTGTTTTAAAGATGAATGGACGGAGAAGTTTATGTTCATTCTTCCGGCAGGCAGTTCAAAACCAGTGTGCCTCATATGCTCCGAAAACGTCGCACTTAATTAAAAGTGGCAACGTGAAGCGGCACTACGAAACAAAGCACAGCTCGTTTGAGCAAAGTTTTCCCCTGAAGTCCGAGCTGAGGGCCAAGCAAAATAAACCGAACTGCAAGCCCAGTATGACAGGTCTACCCGACTCATCACGCATACATTTACAG
The genomic region above belongs to Gouania willdenowi chromosome 10, fGouWil2.1, whole genome shotgun sequence and contains:
- the sytl4 gene encoding LOW QUALITY PROTEIN: synaptotagmin-like protein 4 (The sequence of the model RefSeq protein was modified relative to this genomic sequence to represent the inferred CDS: deleted 1 base in 1 codon) codes for the protein MMPEATDMIDLGFLSESERELILEVLQRDEELRFVEEQRVRKLKVDLLDIRRKGAKRSSEKYSPRSCGRCQQPLSALTLFPTQCKMCKHRVCRTCREVLIDGSWVCSVCAKELDLKKMTSDWFYDQRVNRFSSAPGHDIISVSLKKKATAKKRETAGEALLKSNELNPHPPHRPPPPPPPVQIPRDNFQPDNKSHTSQHSVSIASKDSFDSKPARSDTESAENASITSTKMGTESRHVSPEKRSSGWLKIRESSLQSSLAGSSVSSLIVPVESAAVSCEHTNPPTETKPEGLNPELDVDRLFKKSVKRPTKHPGEESVSTLDLRDGLGDNSGTSMGKRSRSVPGLDVKEDEGEEDEDIDSLVHVHKRTIALSSSSLHSSKSTLGSMASIYSDAGDFDSVDVSGDIVFSLSYDEQTKSLHVFIKECYNLAYGDSARQLCNPYVKCYLMPDKSRQSKRKTSIKRRTTNPVYNETLKYPISRSKLFTRSLLISVWHYGRLSRNAFLGEVDIGLDSRDLDSPYEDRVALMPRPAPTGLTTAFAQYKGELVISLKYIPVKKPAAENVKGKKAAPTEGGELQVLIKEAKNLMAMKPGGTSDSFVKGYLFPTKAKSTKRKTSIVKKNLNPHYNHIFVYKDLTLEQLKEMCLELTVWDKEAMTSNEFLGGLRLSCGEGMIRIGKEEVEMDSVGEEVDLWEKMMQYPDSWAEGTLPLRSTMGKSKGK